The Tachysurus fulvidraco isolate hzauxx_2018 chromosome 19, HZAU_PFXX_2.0, whole genome shotgun sequence genomic sequence TGCATGCCGGATGTTGTCTGCATATCCGGCTGAAGAAGCGTTTACGACCTGAGCCATCAGCTTCCCGCAGATCCAGCTCAGAGTCGGTCTCCTCGTACTTGGGTGTGAAGCGGAACTGGCGCACCCGGTATACCTCGACAAACGGGTAGTCAAactgcaacacaaacacatgctgtCTTAGGAGCCATTGTCTCTGCTCTGATGCTATAGGAGCTGCCTGTTTCCTATTTAGTCAGAGTTAAATCTGCCAACTTTATTTCAGGAAGAATCGCTGCACAATGTCTACATTTAGCAGCATCTTAAAAGAATAATATTATGGTTGTGACTTTTTGACAGTATTCGAGCAAATATTTAGCTAAGAGATAATTAGTGGGTCTGATCATCTTACTCACAGACAAAGTTGTTTTACTATAAGTGCCAGCACTGCAGTTCAATAATTGTAACGAATCACAGAGGTGTGAACCAGAACTGTTTGGATTTGATCCCTGAATGTGGAAAGATTACTAATGAGCAGGTGGGCTTCTGCTGAACATCACTGACACTTCTAAGAAACATGGAAATGTAACCAGAGTGAACTGAAGTGAACCCTTTGTAACAAACAGCTGTGTCCAACTAACCAAATTTTGCTGTCGGTAGGGTGAGTCACCCATTTGACACAAGCGTGCCTGAAAAAAGGGAACCAGGATTAGCAACCACACAAGGCAGGGGCTGGAAAGTTTCCCTCAATTACCTTTGAGATAAATCTAATATTTCTGCCTTGTTGGTTTTATGGCTCATAAATCTAATGAAAAACTCGGAGCATTCATCTAGTCATATTAGAGGCTTTCTGAACCTGAACTGCTCCCTGGCAGAGAGATATATAATTTCTGGGTTTAATGTGAGCGCAATAGAAAATGTAAAAGTCTTGTTTATAGAGCACTGAATTTGGCATTAGGGCTTGGACAGTGGAACCTCATTCTTGTGTGTTGTAATAGTGCAGGATAATGAAGTGGACAAAGTCAAGCTAAAACCAAATAAGGAATAAGACAATGAGTCATGCTGTTATATGGAAATAACCGATGACAGTGCTGCGGACTGCTGTTACTGTTTCCACCCCGATTACTTTTTTATAATAGCAACTCCCGATGATCACAATGCCACTGTGTTTCAGCATGTACCTGGTCATCTTTGTTGGTGTGACGTAGCAGATGGCGTAGGAAGTCAAATCGTGAACACCTGCGCACGAGGATGAGGTCGGCTGTGCCGTCGGCCAAGTGAGCAGAAGGAGACAGGCCTTTAGGGCTGCGAGGACAAGCACAGCTCATACATGCAGCATTGATTGCCAAAAACTTTCCCCTGATAACCTGCCACACTCCTTTTGTATCTGAAATGGAAATCACACATCTATAGTTAGGAAACCTTGTATATACGGCGATTGAAATCTCAGTTAGAATGAAAAAGATGGGAGAACTTTTTTACTTGGAAGAAATGTTGTGCTTTAGTGTAGTTCCACATGAAGACCATAGGAACACAAATGAACCAGAGCTGCACTTAAGATATTGCTCCAATGTTTGAATGCTGAATAAAACTGCACAAGACCAGCATTTGGCAAAGCCATTATCTCATGTGTATTTTACTACACCCTTTGTTTCGGGTCACATGTGTAGTTTTGAATTCAAGTTACAATatcatgttttaattattaaaaattagaCATTATAGAGgaatcaatgtttttttttccagtatagaaaaacagacagatttaTGTCTATGCATAGACCTTGGACTGAGGttaggttttaaaaataaaattctccaAATCTGATGTCCTGGGCCCTAAGAAGCTCTTCGGCCCGTTGGGAAACAGCCATACATGGCAAGTGCTTTACATTTTACTGCGATTCTAGATTAGTGATTAAGTACACTTAACTATCccagcacacacatactcacacactcccctCTATCACCCTTCTCCCTTTTGGATTGCTTTCGCTATCAAGTCTAGCCATGCCCAAAATACAATAACAGACCTGGAGGTCTCTGCACGTGTCTCTGTAAACAGCACTTATCAGTAAGTCACAGCTTCATTACAGACTGGTCTGTCTGTTTACTGTCTGTTGTTCAGAGCTGAAACAGATAATAATCCATGAGAAGTTTGAGTATgcatgtacagagagagagagagtgtgagtttCTGGAAATAATCGGTGCAGGAACAGATGGGAAGGCTGCATATCATTAGTGGAGAATATATTTGTTCAGCCACTGTAGGTGGTAGTGTGGGAATAATCAGAGCAGGGAGAGAACATCCACTGCCCCTGACTCCATGTTCATTTAAATCCCTGTCATCTTATTTTAGAGATTAGTATGTTAATGATAACTACTAGGTGGAACTTGTGATCGActgtaaacaaatgaacaacagGCTTTTGATTTTACGGTCAATCCGATAAAGTTTCAGTAatgcttattttctttaaatttgtGTGCATGCTGAGAAACCAGCCAAAAAGCCCAGCTACATTTAGTGACACCCACATAAATGGCATATACATTTAGGCCTATTCTTATTGATTTCCATGTATCTAATTGACCCAAATGTATTCAGTGAGGTCATGGTTCTCAGCAGGTCAAACTTAGCACATGATATCATATTTGAACAGGTTTGTGTCCTTTCCAGTGAAGGTAAATCATAAGGTTAAAGCTTACAGTTTATAGACAGTCCCATGCTTctaactttgtggcaacagttagGAGAAAAACCACATATGCTAACAacggtcaggtgtacacatggCATATATTGACGTACGTCAAGTAATTCAGTGTATAAATGTGCTCAAGTCCTGTTTATCATAACTACGGAATAAAACAGAACTGCTGACTTGTTTACTCATATTATTTGTGCCTGAGCAAAAATGATGAAGACTGCATGTAGTTTGTATTTATGCCTAGCATAAGGCATAAGGCACAGAGAAGGTCTGTTTAAACAGCATGAACCTGCAGTGATAGTTAAAGACATTTGAAACCACAGATGTTAGACACCCTGTGCTAATCAGCTTGGGTTTTTAAATGAGCTGGATGCAAGCAAAGTGTCAAAGCAGCAATCAAGTGCTTAAAAACTATCATTTTGCCTCATTTAAGATTCATTTTACTAGGTACCAGTATAAAGCTTGGATTCTCACCGGTATCTGAGACGCTTTCCTCATCTTTGGAACCCTGCTTGTCAGCTGAAGGCAGACTGCAGATATTACACCTAACAAAAGAACAAGTCGTTATCTATTAAGTCTGGAATCAGACAGCAATGAACACCAAGATGATTCGAGTGCATCTGTTCCTGCTAAGCAAACATGCAGACTGCttgaggtgtgtttgtgctcaTTTGAGTTTGAGATGACACGATTAATAAAGCCATTAACTGATGAACATGGTAAATCTCACCCAGATCGGCACTGCAGCTTGTCTCGCGGAGTTCCTACGTTCTCATCAGCAGGAAGGAAAGTGATTGTCCCTTCATAGTAGCGATGTGACAGAAACGTTTTAACACCTGCCACAAACCAACAGGATTCCCGTTGAaaatgacagcaattgtaagaATGATGGCAGTAAGAGTAACTTTTGCTTCCCCCCCTTATTTCAGTGTGTTATTATGGAGGTCTTGCTGACCTGAGATGTCATAGCGAGCTGGGCCCATCCAACGCTTCCTCTCGCTGTCAGTCAGTACATCACCATAGAAACCGTAACCAAGCAGCGAGACCGAGTAGCGGAGAAAGGTATTGTTATGGTGGATGGAGCAGACATCCATTGGCTGGGAATCTCCTGGAAATAGTAGGGATATGGTggacaagacacacacatggctttcattatttcattattctcTGCTCTACTtccagttaaaaataaaaagctcacAGAAAATTTTACACTGTGAATGATCCAAGACTGTCAGAAAGCGATCTATAATGACAGATATTTAAACAATTTCAAAACTGCTGTCTTGCAAGTATTTGTTACAGGGATGCATAAACTCCACCCTACAGCTATAATAAGTATgggtgtgcatgcatgcatggtATGTAGTTTAACTGCTACATCTTTATCTACCCCTTACACAGCAAAGAAAGACCTTTCAAAGAAATATTCCTTACTTGTTAATTATCGGAGTTGGACAGCATGCAAACATATGCGACACACTTGTGTTATCAGTTGTATttcacagacatgcacactcacCCACGACGATATGCAGAGCTGAGGTCACGGGGTCGTTGGAGCCGACCGTTGCATAGCATATGCAGTCAGTTGAACCTAGTTcacaaaacacatttcacaGGTCAGGGCTTTGTCacgtaaatgtaaaaatattaaaatcagaatctctctctttctctctcacacacacacaccttcccacTGAGCAATTTAGATGCTGGGACGATCCACCTAGCAAAATGTTGGCCGAATATTAGATACGCCTGAGGTTTTTCTGTTCAGGCTTCTGTGTAAGCAAAAAATAACTTTCCCCACTGTCTTTGTGCCGAGAACAATTTAGCTGACTCACAGAGGCGTGGAGGAGAATACTATTAGCAGCAAGGCACTGCTTTTTACAGAGATGAGATTTCAGACTTCATCCTTCTTCTCTCACTCTACCCAGTAATGAAATTCTTCTGTCTCAAATAGCTAATATAAAACCCAGTGAGAGGAGCGGTAAGCACAGAGCTCATGCCGGCAGAAATACAACCAGGCTGGTTCTTTCAACAATGAAGAAAGAACGAGCGCAGTTGAGAAGTGAGGAAAGTAAGAAGATGGACAAGGGAGAGcaaaaagggaggagaaaaaaggcATAggtaaaaagtaattaaaaaaattaaaaagactGGAAAATAGGTCTGAAGGGAGCTGTGATTAAACTGGTATCTAATCCAGGGGGTATTCCTGATTCGTAGATAGGATCTGGATTGACTGTGATTCTGACAACAAGGATAAAGCTGTTactaatgatgaatgaatgcatgtacaaaaagaagggggaaaaaaacaaaattggaTTAACGAAAGAGCTGAAGAAAACCATTTTGTTATGATGTAAGGTCAAAATTTGAGccagaaacattcattcattcatcttcccTTCAACCAGGGTTAAGGCTGGATAGGTATGTAAGGCAGAAATACGCAACAGATGTGACTCTGGTTAACTGTGGCTTACTGTTCAGACACTGCTCACATCTAAGGAAACTCGAGCTTTAACAGTCTACCTAATTACATTTTTGAACAGACAAAACTGTAAAAGACCGAGAACACCAATGTGAAACTCGACCCAGGCGGTAACTGAGGTCCCTGCGGCAACACCAGTACACCACCCTTCTATTAGTATAGAAAAATCATACTGTTTGTTTAAGCTTCTGCACCTGAACAACAGAGTGTAGCGAAACAGAATGTTTCTATAAATACTGATAAAGCTAGGTTACTGCTATCTTTATcttaaaatatgattttaagCTGTGTACATTTCCACACTCTGGTGAACAGCACTCTACAGCTCCAAGGCCATTGCATTAATCCTTGTTAAAACTGTGTTATCAAGACTAATGGGCCCTGAGCAAAATAAGGCAAAGCCAGGatgcaaacaaaaaagcttttttcccacTACAGTAGGAGTTGCTTTGAATCACCCTGTATTTGTGTTATCGGAGTTATACGAGTTGCATCGAGACTGACTGTTTTCTTAGCGTAGTGACTTGAAAAGCGCCTGCTCTTTGTTAACACAGCGCACCATAAACATCTGATTTATGTGGGAAACATACACGTTATAGCTGTGGAATTTATGATGATGCAGAACATAGCTACATAGAATGTACACTTTATGCCTCCCAGGCAGGCTATCAGTATCAGAAGAGGCCTCTAGTTTTGTGATAGGACAAATCCAAAGCTGTTTTCTCTAGACACATTTATATGCTCTACAGTGTGAAGAACTCACCTGCAGGAATGATCCCGATACGAAGGCTGCAAGGTACCAGAGTCTCATCTGAAAGGTTCTGGTCTACTCCAGAGTCGCACTGCGTCCGGGAGATTAGGCCGTGTATGATCTCACTGAACATGCCGTCTCCTCCAACACAAACCACTCTGTAGATTCAACAACACTGATGTTTTATCCCATGGCATTTTAGGTCACATCATAACTCTcaaatcaaactttttttttagttacagaGAAAAAACGCTTGTTTCTCGGTTTAGTTTCTTGTTCTGTTTGGATCGAAATGCATGTTCACATTTCACTAAACCAACTAATTCACACGCATTTATAGTATTTAGACAGGTGTACGTTTTCTACTTAGATTAAAGGAGACCTAAAGCACATAGTGTAATATGGCAGCAGCTCATTTCATtcaaattaatgaaataaattcttTGCTTAAATGTTGGCAAAATTTAACATGTATTGGTGCATTGTTAAAAGCAAATGATCCACATATAGGTATGAGGTCAGGTCCCAGAACCTTCTGCTCTTCTTATATCACAGCAATTTTCCATGCCCAAAATGATGagggaaaaaaaccccacagcttgtcatgttactgagaaactgcaCAGAGAAAAGCTGTGTGACTTTGGAAACTCTGGCACTTTCTCATTAAGGGAAAATGAGAGTGGTAGGACACTAGAGACCACTGTCATAAATGCTAAAGTAAATGCCTCCACGCCGTATACGTGATTGCTCACAT encodes the following:
- the cerk gene encoding ceramide kinase isoform X1, which translates into the protein MEQKLLLSSQLSVHNTLCEVTLNSAALSWRPRGDNTHKRAAGRRYGPLNAAGSQYVPVCEIISVQETEGDCASTGVGKWQKVPQTPVESNQHAFTVSYVERTQKHRWRCSEVTLHCTDRTLCLQWVQAIREQLSLLTIRPKRLLVYINPYGGKHQGKRIYEQKVAPIFSRASISTDVIVTEWANHARDHLKTEAELKKYDGVVCVGGDGMFSEIIHGLISRTQCDSGVDQNLSDETLVPCSLRIGIIPAGSTDCICYATVGSNDPVTSALHIVVGDSQPMDVCSIHHNNTFLRYSVSLLGYGFYGDVLTDSERKRWMGPARYDISGVKTFLSHRYYEGTITFLPADENVGTPRDKLQCRSGCNICSLPSADKQGSKDEESVSDTDTKGVWQVIRGKFLAINAACMSCACPRSPKGLSPSAHLADGTADLILVRRCSRFDFLRHLLRHTNKDDQFDYPFVEVYRVRQFRFTPKYEETDSELDLREADGSGRKRFFSRICRQHPACNCSLVHSSWNCDGEILPHAAIQVRVHCQLIKLFARGIEEHSVFEEPYALSAI
- the cerk gene encoding ceramide kinase isoform X2 — encoded protein: MEQKLLLSSQLSVHNTLCEVTLNSAALSWRPRGDNTHKRAAGRRYGPLNAGSQYVPVCEIISVQETEGDCASTGVGKWQKVPQTPVESNQHAFTVSYVERTQKHRWRCSEVTLHCTDRTLCLQWVQAIREQLSLLTIRPKRLLVYINPYGGKHQGKRIYEQKVAPIFSRASISTDVIVTEWANHARDHLKTEAELKKYDGVVCVGGDGMFSEIIHGLISRTQCDSGVDQNLSDETLVPCSLRIGIIPAGSTDCICYATVGSNDPVTSALHIVVGDSQPMDVCSIHHNNTFLRYSVSLLGYGFYGDVLTDSERKRWMGPARYDISGVKTFLSHRYYEGTITFLPADENVGTPRDKLQCRSGCNICSLPSADKQGSKDEESVSDTDTKGVWQVIRGKFLAINAACMSCACPRSPKGLSPSAHLADGTADLILVRRCSRFDFLRHLLRHTNKDDQFDYPFVEVYRVRQFRFTPKYEETDSELDLREADGSGRKRFFSRICRQHPACNCSLVHSSWNCDGEILPHAAIQVRVHCQLIKLFARGIEEHSVFEEPYALSAI